GAGCGATGAGTCGTTCTACTGGTACAACCAGGCGCTCCGCTGGTGCCCCGTCAACGAGGCCCGTACGATTGCCCAGAACTCCCGATTCGTGCCTGCTGTGATCCGGCCATTCGCAAAGCCAGTCCTGCGACGCCTGGTCGGGGGCCAGCCCAAAGCGCAAGGGCTGGGACGCCTGCCCTACGACGTGCTGATCGCGGAGATGGGGGAGCGACTCGACGATCTGGTGCAGCTGCTCGGAAGCGACTCCTTCTTCTACTCGGATCGGCCGAGCGCGGCAGACTTCGCGATCTACGGCGTCTTCAGCACTGGCTTCAAGGAAGATGTGACCCCTGACTTCGCAGAGCTGGTATCGCAGCGCCCGGCACTGGCGGACT
This portion of the bacterium genome encodes:
- a CDS encoding glutathione S-transferase family protein, which encodes MIEIIGPSVSPFVVKLLAAADYKGFLYTHTEQVSIRELGKLSPQTGKVPIVRFDGETTYDSTLILRRFDLVQPSPALFSEDPKVAAQQRMLEDWSDESFYWYNQALRWCPVNEARTIAQNSRFVPAVIRPFAKPVLRRLVGGQPKAQGLGRLPYDVLIAEMGERLDDLVQLLGSDSFFYSDRPSAADFAIYGVFSTGFKEDVTPDFAELVSQRPALADWYKRIEDARRVDGGTR